The Euphorbia lathyris chromosome 8, ddEupLath1.1, whole genome shotgun sequence genome has a window encoding:
- the LOC136203192 gene encoding blue copper protein-like — MSKISSILILAIAVAASLVHSTAAKTFVVGDDLGWLVPPGGDLFYATWAAVHIFTVGDVLLFNFTSGVQDVARVSKEAFLKCNSTDFISVTTSGPVNITLNTSGEYFFISTMDKHCFLGQRLAIYVIPGGGPYPAPGPVPVPVPHHRPHMRPDYPMSYSVGDGLGWIVPPGGSLAYMAWAYNKTFIVGDTLVFNFVNGVEDVALVSKDGYESCNTNSTIQKWLTSPTKVLLNASGDYFFTSTYPGHCILGQQLAITVVASGTDSGAPSSSSPVTDGPTAAPPPFTSASSLHLAGFSVNIIIMTLILALF, encoded by the exons ATGAGTAAAATATCAAGTATACTCATTTTGGCTATTGCAGTTGCTGCTTCACTTGTGCATTCTACTGCAGCAAAAACATTTGTCGTCGGCGATGACTTAGGATGGCTAGTACCTCCCGGCGGTGACCTTTTTTACGCTACCTGGGCCGCTGTTCATATTTTCACCGTTGGTGATGTTCTCT TGTTCAATTTCACAAGTGGGGTGCAAGATGTTGCAAGGGTATCAAAAGAAGCATTTTTAAAATGCAATTCAACAGATTTTATATCTGTTACAACAAGTGGTCCAGTAAATATTACTTTGAATACAAGTGGGGAATATTTCTTTATTTCAACAATGGACAAACACTGTTTTTTAGGGCAAAGGTTAGCTATTTATGTGATTCCAGGTGGTGGACCTTATCCTGCTCCTGGTCCTGTTCCTGTTCCGGTTCCTCATCATCGCCCACATATGCGTCCTGATTATCCTATGAGCTACAGTGTGGGTGATGGGTTGGGGTGGATAGTGCCTCCAGGGGGTTCACTTGCTTACATGGCTTGGGCTTATAACAAGACTTTCATTGTTGGAGACACACTAG TTTTCAATTTTGTGAATGGAGTAGAAGATGTTGCCCTGGTGAGCAAAGATGGCTACGAGAGCTGCAACACCAATAGCACCATCCAAAAATGGTTAACAAGCCCAACAAAAGTGTTACTAAATGCTAGTGGTGATTATTTCTTCACATCCACATATCCAGGCCACTGCATCTTGGGTCAACAGCTGGCTATCACCGTGGTGGCTTCCGGCACAGACAGTGGAGCTCCATCGAGCAGCAGCCCAGTCACAGACGGCCCTACAGCTGCACCTCCCCCTTTTACTTCTGCTTCATCTCTTCATCTTGCTGGTTTCTCTGTTAACATTATAATAATGACCCTTATCTTAGCTTTGTTTTAG